GGATAATGGACGCGAGCGACTCGGTCGTGGCCTTCGAGGAGGCGAGCGACCGCCATCGCGTTCTCCTCGTGGTGTTCCATCCGTGCTGGCAGCGTCTTAATCCCTCGCGCGACGAGGTAGCAGTCGAACGGCGAGAGCATATTCCCGAGCCCGATCCGTTGGGCAAACGCCAACTGCTCGGAAATCCCATCGTCGTCGGTGATCACCGCACCGCCAATTGAGTCAGAATGCCCGTTAAGGTATTTGGTAGTGCTGTGGACGACGATGTCGGCACCCAGTTCGAGCGGCGCTTGGAAGTATGGGCTCGCGAAGGTGCTGTCCACCCCGAACGGGATGTCGTAGTCTTGGGCGATGTCGGCTATCGCTCGGATGTCGCACAGCTGCATCAGCGGGTTCGTTGGCGACTCTGCCCAGATCAAGTCGGTATCTGAATCGACTGCCGCGGCGACGTTTTCGGGGTTGCGGGCATCGACGAACTCGACATCAACGCCGAAGTGTCCGGCGACGAGTTCCGTTAGCAGTTTTTCGGTTCCGCTATAGATGGAGTCCGACGAGACGAGGTGACCCCCCGGAGGAACGAGCGACAGCATCGTCGTCGAGATGGCTGCCAACCCCGAGGCGAACGCCAGCCCGTGTTCACCGCCTTCGAGGAGGGCTAATTGCTTCTCAAGGGCCGCTCGCGTTGGATTACTCTCGCGCGAATAGTCGTGTTCGTTACCATCCTCCCCGCTGGCCCACTCGAAGGTGGTCGAAAGGTGTAACGGGGGGACGACATCACTCGTTCTTCCATTCTCGTGGCGCGTCGCGTTCTCAACTGCCCCGACAGCAAGCGTCTTGAATCGGTTCTCACGGGAACGGTCGTCGTGTCGTGTCATAGTTAAATCACCGCGGGATTGTATTCAACAGGGCATTTGATCACTACCAGAGAGGTAGGGTAGTCGTTTCGGTAACGTCTTCGTCTGTACTTGCCGCGATTTTCACGTTCAACTCCGAGTAAAAAACTGTGTCGCCAATTACTGCTAACAAACCGTAGGGTGGCCGGATTGTCATGCTAGACTGACCAGTCAACATGCGGTGGCGCGCGCTGTCGACCGACCGAACGGCGCGAGGCGCGAACGGAGTGAGCGCCTCGGAAAGCGAATAGCGCGGGACCGATGGTCCCGCGTACCATGCGAACGGCGCAAAGCGCCGTGAGCAGACGGTGACCGTAGGGAACCGTGAGCACAGTGAGGGCGGTCGATACCACTGCGCGAGGGATGAGCGAGGGAGCACCGCGACCGAGCGAATCGGTTGGGGAGGGCGTGGCGATTCCGTGGTTCCACGATAGCAGAACGCTCGCTTCATCCGTGTCCCAGTTACAGGGAGTTCGATACGTTCTGGACTGCTCGAGCCACTACGGAAGTGCTATCGACCCAAATAGAGTAGAGATCCACCGCATTTATCCATCGAATTTGCATTAGTTATAAGTTAGTTCACGAGAACGTTCAATCGGAGCGGGTCTCCAAACGTGTGAACGGAGGGGGCTGCATCGAAACGCCCCGGGTGCTGCAACACCCGAGACTCGCTTCCAATCCCGCGAGGGATTCGAAAGCATGACCGCATACATCCTACCGGGATATAAACGTCCCGCACGACAGTGGAATCAACCCCAGCAACCAGCGACAGCACCCGATCACGGGGACCGGCCGTATCGCCGCCGGAGGCCGCGATGAGCGACGACAGCGCGGACCCCACGAGCAGCGACTCATCCGCTCCCACCGCCGACACGCCGTACTCAATCGAGCGGGCGAAGGAGCGCTTCGACCCCGCGCTCCCCGACTGCCCCCTCTGTGGCACCCCCATCTGGGCCGTCTCGGTCATCGGCCCCCTCGAGGCCAGCGCCTCCCCCTGTGGCTGTACGGTCACGCCCGGCCTCCTCGAGACCGACCGCGGGTACTGACTCGAGGGGGAGTCGTGGCTCGAGGGCGGGCTCGAGTCCCGACGGACAGCCGACCGTCTGACAGTGGTCGGTCGGGAGTAGGGGGGCACCACCGTTCGACCGCCGCGATCGCTCGCGACGACCGCTGCTGTCGGATAGTCGGCCCGGAATCGGGACTGAACCGAATTGGGGGACGAGCGCGGTAGCGCCGTCCGATCCGGACGAATTGAAACGGGTACTCGAGACGACCGAGAGAGACGGTAAGCGTTCTGCCCATACTGGCACCACGGAATCGCCACGCCCTCCCCAGCCGATTCGCTCAGTCGCCTCGCTCCTTCGCTCATCCCTCGCACGGCATCGAGCCGCGGTTCACTCGTCGTTCACCGCGGCTCAGCGTGCGCCACCGCACGGTGGTAATCAGTCAACGGAGAGACGGCGTTCCGTGTCCATCCGGTCGGCCAACCGATAGCGAATGCTAGAAATCGTGCGACGAGGCTGCCTCTCGTTTCAATCATCCTACTTTTCATCTATTGGCAAAAACGTCCGTCCATGACTGCAATCGTCTTTGATCTGGACGGGACGCTGCTCCGCACCGACCGAGAGTATCGGAACCTGCTGGCGAACGCGATCGCGGACGTTCGCGGAGAGGCCCCCGAGGAGTGGCTCGAGGCCTACGACGAGGCTTTCTTCGACCTCTTTTCGGCGTTCAAACCCGACCCGGTACGGCGGGCGTTCGGTCGAATCGACGGCTGTTCAGATCCGGAAGCGTACGCGAGAGCACTCCACGAGACGGAAATCGAGTCGCTGTCCCCGCCCCAGAACGCTCACGACGACCTCGAGCGGCTGGCCGAATCGTTCGAGCTCGGAGTGCTCACGAACGGCGTTCGCGACTGGCAGCTGGCGAAGCTTCGAGCACACGACCTCGAGGACAATTTCGACGCGATCGTCGCTTCCTACGAAGTCGGTGCGCACAAGCCGGACGCGGCACCGTATCGGGCGCTCGAGGAGCGACTCCCGGCGGATCGACACGGAATGGTCGGAGATAGCGGGTCCGACGTCGACGGGGCGAACAACGCTGGCTGGTCTGTCTACCGGTACGATGGCGGCGGATTCGGAGACCTTCCGGAGAATCTCTTTCGGAGTTGACCCCTGACGGGATCTCGCTGTTCCGGGTGCGTCAGTACGTCTGATACGATGCCGAGCCGATATCGATCCGAACGAGCGTGTTGTCGGCGTACGCCTCGGCGTCCGCGTCGTACTTCTCGTTGATCCGGCGACGGGCAGCCGCAGTCTCGTCCGCGTCGTCGACCACCGTCGCCGTTCCCAGCAGCGTCACCATCCACTCGGTCCGCCCGGCCTCGTCTTTCTGTACCGAGAGGGCGACCTGCGGATTCTGCCGGATATTCGCCAGCTTCCGGCCGGTCGTCACGATCTCCACGGTTTCGTCGGCGTACCGGTACCAGACCGGCGCGACGTGGGGCCGTCCGTCCACGCTGGTCGCCAGATGCGCCATCAGCGGCTCGCTCTCGAGCAGTCGTGCCGCGCGGGATGGGACCGTCACGATACCGTTCCGGACGGCAGTCGCAAAAAACGATGGCCATGCACTGACAGCCGTCGCCGGTCGACGTGGACCCGGTCGAACGACGTCGGTCGGATCGGGTGTGGGACCCGTACGATCGCCGGCGTCGCGGTCCCGCTCGTCTCGTCGCGGGCGGTCACGAACGAGCACTCGGTGGGATCCGCCGGTCACCGACGTCCCTCGAGACGATCACCGCTGACGGATTTCGCTCTCGAGTAGCCACACTGCTTATTACGCGGTCTTCCGTTTGCGCTACGTATTCAGGAGGTTCTATGACTGGCCCGACCGCGACACCGGCTGAAGCCACTCCCAGCGGACGAGCCGTCACGGTGATCTTCGTCGGCGAGGACGGGGCGGCCGACGACGCGATTCCGAGCGCGCTCGAGCGGGCGAACGACCGCCTGACGGTCGAGAGCGTCACTGACGAGGCCGAAGTGCGCGAGCGCGTTCGGACGGGACGCGCGGACTGTCTCGTGAGCCGACCGTCGGCGGCGGACCCCGATCACTGTTCGCTTCTCGAACTGGTCCGGACGGAAGACTCACAGCTACCGCTCTTCTTCGTCACCGACGGCCGGGACGAAGCGACTGCGAGCGACTTGCTCGAGGCCGGCGCAACGGGTTGCGTCTCCGAATCGGTCGCGCTCGACGGGACCCGGCTCGCGACGCGAATCGAGCGGGCGGTCGAACGGCGAATGGAGCGACGAGACCTCGAGGCGTCGGCAATCCGGTTTCGTGCGTTCACCGAGAACGCCTCGTTCGTCGTCCTCACGGCTGACGACGACGGCGTGGTCCAGTACGCGAACGACGCCGTCGAGACGGTCCTCGGGTACGAGCCGGCCGAAGTCGTCGGGGAGCGCCTCACCACGTTGATCCCGGACCGGTACCAGAACCGACACCGCGAGGCGATCGCACGCTATCTGGAGACCGGCGAGCGAGGAATCGATTGGGACTGGGTCGAACTGTCCGCCCGCCACGCCGAGGGCCGCGAGGTCCCGATCGGCGTCTCGTTCGGCGAAGCCGTCGTCGACGGCGACCACCTCTTTACCGCGGTTATCAGGGACATTACGGATCGCAAGCGCCTCGAGCGCGAACGCGAGGCCACCCTCGAGCGGATCGCCGACGCCTTCGTCTCGGTCGACGCCGACTGGGAGTACACCTACGTCAACGAGCAGGCGGTCGAACTCCTCGACCGGCCTCGCGAGGAGCTCATCGGGGCGAAGATGCGGTCGGTGTTTCCCGCCGTCGTCGACAGTGAGATCGAGCGCCAACTCGAGCGAGCCTTCGCCGATCAGACCGCCGTCAGCTTCACCGAGTACGCCGGGCCCCTCGAGAAGTGGTTGGAGATTCGGGCGTACCCGTCCGAGGACGGTCTTTCGATCTTCTTTACCGATGTCTCCGACCGGATTCGGGCCGAGGAGAAACTCGAGGCGAGCGTCACGGCGCTGCAAGCGCTGTACGATATCTCGACGAAACCCGACGCGTCGCTCGAAGAGAAGCTCCCGGAGCTGCTCGAGCTCGGCTGCGAGTACCTGGATCTCCCCTACGGATTCATGACCCGGATCAACCTCGACGAGCGGACCCAGACCGTCGTCGAATCCCGGAGCGATCACCCGCTCCTCCAGCAGGGGGAATCCTGTCCGCTCTCCGAAGCCTACTGTCGGAAGACGATCAAGACCCACGAGCTCGTCACCGTGGCGAACGCTCCCGACGAGGGGTGGACCGGCGATCCCGCCTACGAACTGTTCGAACTCGGCAGCTACGTCGGCGCGAAGGTGACCGTCGACGGCACCATCTGGGGCACCCTCTGCTTCGCCTCGAGCGATCCCCGCGAGGGCGACGGCTTCTCCGAGGCCGAACGGACGCTGGTCAAGCTGATGGCCAAGTGGGTCAGCTACGAGACCGAACGCACGCAGTCCCGCGAGACCCTCGAGCGGCAGAACGATCGACTCCAGGAGTTCACGAGCGTCATCAGTCACGACTTGCGGAATCCGCTGAACGTCGCCCAGGGATCGCTGGAACTCGCTCGAGAGGGCGACCGGTCCCAGCTCGAGGCCTGCGAGGAGGCCCTCGACAGGATGGAGACGCTGATCGAGGACCTGCTCACGCTGGCCGAACAGGGGGCGACGACGGCCGACCGCGAGCCGGTCTCGATCCGCGAGCTCGCGACCGCTTCCTGGTCGATGGTCGACACCGACGACGCCGCCCTCGACGTCGAGGGAGAGCCCTGGATCGAGGCCGATCCCGACCGGCTCCGGCAGCTACTCGAGAACCTGTTCCGAAACGCCCTCGATCACGGGGTTCCCGACGGTCGTTCCAGCGCCGAGCTGACCGTTACGGTCGGTGAGTGTGCAGACGGGTTCTACGTCGCCGACTCCGGGCGGGGAATACCCGCGGAGGAGCGCGAGGACGTCTTCGACGTCGGCTATACCACGGCCGAAGACGGGACCGGGTTCGGACTCGGCATCGTCACGCGGGTCGCCGACGCCCACGGCTGGGACCTCGCGGTGACCGAAAGCGAGTCGGGCGGCGCTCGCTTCGAGCTGACCGGCGTCGATCGACCGCGCGACGCTCGCTGATCCCGTGGCGCGAAGCTTTTTACTGCACCGTCCATACCCGCGCCCATGTCACTGACTGCGGGCGTCGTCGCGGTTCAGGGCGACGTCGAGGAACACGCCGCCGCCATCGAACGCGCCGCGGCGGCCCGCGACCGCGAGGTCACGGTCCGCGAGATCCGCGATTCGGGAATCGTCCCCGACTGCGACCTGCTGGCGATGCCCGGCGGCGAGTCGACGACCATCTCCCGACTGCTCCACAGCGAGGGCATTGCCCCCGAGATCCGAGATCACGTGGCCGCCGACAAGCCCCTGCTCGCCACCTGTGCCGGCCTGATCGTCGCCTCGAGCGACGCCGGCGACGATCGAGTCGAGGAACTCGGACTTGTCGACGTGAGCGTCGAGCGAAACGCCTTCGGCCGCCAGAAGGACAGCTTCGAAGCGCCGCTCGACGTCGCGGGCCTCGAGGAGCCGTATCCGGCGGTGTTCATTCGCGCACCCGCCATCGACGACGTCGCCAGCGGCGACGCCGAGGTGTTGGCCTCCTGGGACGGTCGCCCGGTCGCCGTGAAACAGGGGCCGGTCGTCGGCACCGCCTTCCACCCGGAACTGACCCCCGATAGCCGCATCCACGGGCTGGCCTTCTTCGAGAACGACGACGCCGACGTCCCCGCGGGCGAGCGGGCACAGTAATCTGTCCCGCGCGGTGAGAAGGGGCCGATTACCGCTCGAGGCCGGAGCGAACCCGGCGACTGTTTTATTTCGCTCCGTGATGTCGACTTCGGGCGTATGTCGAACGACCACGACGCAGACCACGAGGTAGCCGCCAGCGACGAAACGACCCACAGCGCGTGGGACAACGGCCTCGAACCGGTGCGGACCGTCGAGCCCGGAGACATCGTCCGCTTCACGTGCGAGGACTCGACGGGCGGACAGCTCGGTCCCGATTCGACGCTTGCCGACGTCGCCAGCCTCGACATCGATCAGGTCCACACGCTGACCGGCCCCGTCGCGATCGAGGGCGTTCGACCGGGCGACGTCCTCGAGGTCGAACTGCTCGCGGTCGACCACCAGGGGTGGGGGTATACGCTGGTCCTCCCGGGCGAAGCCGAACTCGGTCTCCTGGCCGACGAATTTCCGGAGCCGGAGCTGTACGTCTGGGAGTTCGAGGGCGGCGACGACGGCGACGTCGGTCGGTTCGCGAACGGCATCGAGGTGCCGCTCGATCCGTTCCCCGGCATCATGGGCGTCGCGCCCGCCGAGGACGGCACGCACGAGACGTTCCCGCCGCGGTCGGTCGGCGGGAATATGGACATCAAACAGCTCACGGCGGGCTCGACGGTGTATCTGCCCGTCGCGGTCGACGGGGCGCTGTTCAGCGTCGGCGACGGTCACGCCGCCCAGGGCGACGGCGAAGTCTGTGGAACCGGCATCGAGGCACCGATGACCGTCACCTGTCGATTCGACCGCCGAACGGACCTGTCGATCGACCAGCCCCAGTTCGAGACCACGGGGCCGTTCACCCCGACCGGACGGGACGAGCCGATGTACGGCACGACGGGGATCGCGGACGACCTGATGGCCGCGACCAGAGCGGCCGTCCGGAACATGATCGACCATCTCGTCGACGAGCGCGGACTCGAGCGGAGCGAGGCCTACGTCCTGTGTTCGGTGGCCGTCGACCTGAAGATCAATGAGGTCGTCAACGCCCCGAACTGGGTCGTCTCCGCGTACCTTCCGGAAGGCCTCTTTCCGGCAGACCAGCGTCGATCGACGTGATAGGACGGGACCGACCCGTTGGGTCCGACCGGTGGTAGGCATTTATTCGTCGGCACCGTACCGGAGACATGTACTGGAATCGAGCTACGGAGTCATCGGCCGATCGACTCGAGGAGAATCTCGCTGACCGCGAGCGGACGCGAACGCGATGACCGACCCAGCGAGCGGCGTTCGCGACGACGGATCGTCCGAACGGGAGCGGAACGACGACGAGTCGCCGGAGGCGCTTCCCGAGGGCCTCGCGCAACGACTCTTCGACGCGTGTCCGGTCGGGACCGTCGTGATCGATTCGGCCGGCAGCGTCGCCTTCGCGAACGAACGCGCCTCGGAGGCGCTCGGACTCCCGCGCGAGGAGATCGTCGGCCGACCGTTCGATCCCTCCGAGTGGACCGTCTCCTACGACGACGGAACGCCGGTCTCCGTGGACGACCACCCCGTCACGCGCGTCTTCGAGACGGGAACACCCCAGTTCGGCTTCGAACACTGGATCGAACGCCCGGACGGAACCCAGCGGTGGTTCTCGAGCAACGCCGCACCTCTGTTCGACAAAAACGGCGGCGTCGAGTACGTCGTCGTCGCGTTCGAGGACGTGACGTCGTTGAAGCGACGCGAGAAGCGCCTGACCAGCGACCACGTCAGACTGCTCGAGTTCCGCACGGACGAGTCGGCGGTCCCGCCCTCGATCCGGGTCGAGGACGGCGAAACGCGGGTCGAAATCGACTCCGTCGTCTCGCTGCCGGACGGAACCACCGTCCAGTACATGGGAACGTCGGATCTCGCCGCGAGCGACTTCGTCACCGCCGTCGAAGAGGTCCCCCACTACCTCGACGTGCGATTGCTCAGTTCGGTCGGCGGTCACAATCGAGTCGAAGCGCACTCGGAATCGGAGACGGTCGCCCACATGTTCTCCTCGCTCGGCGGTCGCCCCCGCGAGATCGTCGTCGCGCCCGACGAGGTCAGGTTCCGCGGCGAGCTCCCCGGCGATGTGGACCACCGGAAGGCCGCGGACGGGATTCGGCGGTTCCACGACACGGTCGAACTGGTGTCCGAGGAACTCGTCTACTCGCCCTCGCTCCTGTACGATATCGTCGCCGATGCGCTCACCGACCGGCAGTTGACCACGCTCGATGCCGCGTACTTCAGCGGGTACTTCGACACGCCGCGGTCGAGCACCGGTGACGAGTTGGCCGACCGGTTCGGCGTCACCCGCCAGACCTTCAATCAGCACCTCCGCAAGGCGGAGCAGACCGTCTTCCAGCATCTCTTCGAGAAGTCCGGCGCGGACGCTGACTAGTCAGCGCCACCGCTTAGAACGTCGGCTGGGATACTGGCTCTCAATGAGCAATGACACGGCCCACTCCGATTCCTCTTCCGCTCGATCGCTCGGTACTGACAGTTCGGCATACGATTCCATCGGGGACCCGTTTCACGGTCGATTCGACGACGGGTCCGAGGTAATCCTCGCGATCGTCGAAACCGTGGCCGCCGCGACGGATCGCGACCTCACCGCGATGTCCCCCCTCTACGATACCGTCGATCCGGAGTCGCTCACCGACCTCGTGACCTCCGCTCGAGACCGACCCATCGAGGTTTCCTTTTCGTACGAGGGCTGTCGGGTGACCGTCTCGAGCGACGGGCACGTCGTCGTCGACCCGGCGGAGAACTGAGCGTCCGCAAGTCGCAGATTCGAAGCCCGTGTCGGAACCGAGAGACGAACTCGGACGGATCGAATACGCGTGCGAAAAATCGACTCCCCGGAGAGCTCCCACTCTCCCGTTTCCGTGACTCGAGCCGACCGACCCCGGTTATTCGGAGTCGGACGACTCGAGCGCGCCAGGTGCGACCTGGCAGCCACACGGCGCGACGACGGCCGTAATCGGCCCGCTGGTGGCCGTCATCGTCACCGGATTCCCGCAGCCGGGACAGGCGGGAAGTGAGTCCGGTGCGGACGAATCGGCGTCGTCAGCAGGCATGTGGTCTCCGACGGGTCGGACTCGAGAGTGCGAGTTTCAGCGCTCTTGCTCCGCGTAAGAGGCGATACGACGGTCGTTCGGGACGTTTATATCCCAGTAAGATGTACGAAATCATGGCTTCGAGACCGCGCTGGTTTGGAAGCCACGTCTCGGGTGCTCTAACACCCGGGGCATTTCGACGCATGCCCCCTGCGGCGGATTGGAGCGTCGCTTCCATTCTAATCGTTGACGTGATAGTACTTATGACTAATGCTAAATAGTATGGAATAGTCCCGATCGGCTTGGAAACTGCCAGCAGATCGCTGCGGCCGTCTCGACGGGCGCCTCCCTGCATGCATTCGCGACCGGACATGTTTTCTCCCTGCTTCCCGACGGTCTGAGTATGCAGGCATCCATCGACGCGGTTCGCGTCGCGGGGACGCCCCAGGGACCGGTCCCGGTAGTCGTCCTCGCCATCGAGGGCGAGGACGACGTCGTGCCGATCTTCATCGGCTTCAGCGAGGCGACCAGCATCGCCCGCGGCCTCGAGGCCGAAGATATCGGACGACCGCTGACCCACGATCTCCTCCTGGACGTCATGGAGGAACTCGGGAGTCGAATCGACCGCGTCGTCGTCAACGAAATCAAGGAACGGGGCGACGGACAGGGTGGGACCTACATCGCCGACATCCACCTCGAGACGCCCCGCGGCGAGACGGTCGTCGACGCCCGCCCGAGCGACTCGCTCGCGCTGGCGGCCCGGACGAACGCGCCGATCGAAGTGGCCGAGGAGGTCTTCGCGGACAGCCGAGACGACAGGGAAAAGTTCGACGAACTCGAAGACATCCGCAACGTGTCGGGTGACATCTAGATGGACGACGTGCTCGAGGACCTGTTCGCCGTCATCGAAGACCGGAAGGAAACGCTGCCCGAGGACTCCTACACCGCCTCGCTGTTCACCCACGAGAAAGGCGAGAACGAAGTGCTGGAGAAGCTCGGCGAGGAGACGACCGAACTCGTGCTCGCCGCGAAAGACGACGACCGCGAGGAGATCGCTCACGAGAGCGCCGACATCGTCTACCACCTGCTCGTCCTGCTCGCGATGAAGGACATGGAGCTCTCGGACCTCGAGGCGGAACTCGAGTCGCGGCGCTGAGCCGAAGCGAGGAGACTCTCACTCGAAGCCGCTGATCAACGTCACCAGCCACTGGGCCGGGTCCGGCCGGTCGCGCACCTCGACGCGGTCGACCCACTTCACCCACTGGAATCCCCTGCGGCCGGGTGCGACGAGGCGGAGCGGCGCGCCGTGGCCGTGGCTCAACCGCTCGCCGCCGACGCGGGTCGCCAGCAGCGCGTCGCGGGCTTCGTCGATCGGCAGCGTCCACCGGTAGCCGGTCACGGAGACGAACCGGACGTGCGTGGCGTCCGCGTCGGCGTCGACTCGGTCGAGCAAGTCGCCGACCCGAATCCCGCCCCACCGCTGGACCGTATACCAGCCGCTCGTACAGTCCAGCAGCGCCTCGCGTTCGGCATCGGGCTCGATCGCACTGAACTCGAGTTCGATCGGCGACGCGACCATGCCGTCGACGGACAGGGCCCAGGAGTCGCGATCGATCGGATCGGGATCGTCGGCCACCCACGAGGTGACCGGGAACGCGGCGTTCCCCGCCCCCTCTCGGGGTTGCGAACCGGTGAACCGGCGGTCGCGACCGCCGGTCTCGAGGACCGCGTTCGCGAGGTCCTGGAGACGGACAAGGACGGCACCGCCGACGACCAATCCGGTAAAGCGGATGGCGGTCCGTCGTCCCTCGAGGTCGACCCGCCTCGGGGGCCGGAACCGAGTCGACAGGTGTGCGATCAGCAGCGGAACGAGTGCGAGACCGAAGCCGACGTGGACCGAGAGGAGCGTCCAGTACGCGATCCGGACGTCGAGTCCGGCAACCCAGAGGAATCCCGTCAACAGTGCCCCGACGGCGGCGGCAGCGGTGAGCGCGGACAGGACGGTCGACGGCACCCAGCGGTCGCGATCGAGCACCCGGTGCCGAACGCGGTACAGCTTGAACGCGAGCAGCGCGACGATGGCCACCCCCGCGATGCGGTGGAACTCGAAGACCGGCCACCCCGGCGGTCGGCCGACCGTAAAGGAGAGCAGCCCGCTCGCGACCTCGAGGAAGACGAGGACGAACAGCGACCAGTCGACGAGCCGCGGTGCCGGCTGGACGCGGGCGAGCACCGTGCGGAGTCGCTCCTCGCTCATCAGCCGACGTACGGTCGCGCCGACAAAGAACCCTCCCGTGGACGCTGTCGGAGTCCGCGCACTCCGCGATCGCGGTCGGCGAACTCGACTGGCGATTCCGAGCGTTCGCCATCGAGTCGCCTTGACAATCAACCAAACGCGAACGTGTACTTTCATTGTTGGGTAGGTCCCATACTCACTCATTGAGCTAGCGACAGGTCGGCGACCGCGCCGACCGCGAACGGAGTGACGCCACGTGTCCGACGATTCCACCACCGACGACGCCGCGGGCGGGGCCGACTACCGGCAGGTCTCGTTCGTCGTGCTCGCGGGCCTCGCGCTCGTGCTGGCGGCCGTGTTCGCACCCGGCATGGCCGGCGGGAGCGACGGCGGCTCGGGTCCGGGATTCGAGTTCGACCTGGATGGCGACCCGTCGGAGGTCGAGACCGAACCCACCGAACCCACCGACGACGGCGTCGACGAGCCGGGTGAGGGGTTCGACTGGCGGAAACTGCTCGAGTGGTTCGACTTCCGGCCCGACGACGGCGGCGATCGCCCGACCGAGGTCGAAGAACCCCAGTGCGTGATCACCCTGGATCGAAAGCCGGTCCCCGGCCGCGACGTGACGGCGACGGTCCGGTACGAGGGCGAGCCGCTCGTCGACACGCCGGTGTGGTTTGGCGACCAGCGGGTCGGAAAGACGGACCGTACCGGCCGGGTGACCGGCGAAGTGCCGTACGTCGAGGAATTGGTCGTCCGGGTCGGCGCTGCGACCGATGCGACGTGTCGCGGCGGAACGCCCACGGCACGGTCCTCGAGCGCGGGCGCCCCGGGAGCAGTGGCGGCCCCGACGGACCCGTCGGGAACGGTCGCCGCTCGAACAGCGGCCGCGACGGCGGTGGCGATGCCGGCTCCGCTCGCGGCGAGTACGCAGGACGGCGGTTCGGAGAACGGGACGGCCACCTACGCGGTCGACGGGGACGTCGAACTGCGGGTCGACGGGGACCCCTATCCCGGTGAAACGGTCACCGTCACCGCAGCGATCGAGGGCGAGCCGATGACCGAGGCGACGGTCTCCGTCGACGGGACGGCGGTCGGCGAGACGGACGGGAACGGGAGGGCCACGGTGACGGTTCCGGACGACGGCACCGACGCGTTCGAACTCGAGGTCGCCCGCGGCGACTTCGCGGGAACGACGACCGTCGACGTGCTGTTGCTCGAGGCGGGGTTCTCCCCCGACGGGCTCGCGCCGGTTCCCGGCAGCCCCGGTGCAGTCGAAGCGACGATCGACGGCGAGCCGGTCGAGGGGGCGGCGGTGACCGTCGACGGAGAGTCCTACGGAACGACGGACGCCGACGGCCGACTGGCTACCGGACTGCCGCTCGATCCGACGACGACGGTGACGGTCAGCACGGAGCGGCAGACCGCGAGCGTCTCGCTCGTCGGTGCGTACGGCGGGGCCGTTCTCCTCTTTGCGCTCGTCGTCGCCGGGCTAGCGGCGCTCACCTACCGCAGGCACGGTCTTCTCGGACTCGTAGCCGTCGTCGGAATCGCATCGGTACTCGTCACGGTGCTCGTCGTCGAGGCGTTCTACGGACGAACGGGCGGCCTCGCCGCGCTCGGCGTCGTGGCGCTGCTGGGACTCGCTGTTGGTCTGACTCGGTCGGACACGGAACTGCGCAGACCCGCGATCGACGACCTCCCGTCGATCCGCGACCGGCTTGACCGGCTCGAGTCGCGGCTCGTCGCCCTCGCGTTGCGAGTCGTGGACCGAGTCGAGGCGCTGCTCGCGTGGGGGTACTCGCTGGCCGCCGCCGTCCGCGAGTGGCTCCGGTCGCTGCCGCGGTCGGGACGAGG
This portion of the Natrinema salinisoli genome encodes:
- a CDS encoding DUF4129 domain-containing protein — its product is MSDDSTTDDAAGGADYRQVSFVVLAGLALVLAAVFAPGMAGGSDGGSGPGFEFDLDGDPSEVETEPTEPTDDGVDEPGEGFDWRKLLEWFDFRPDDGGDRPTEVEEPQCVITLDRKPVPGRDVTATVRYEGEPLVDTPVWFGDQRVGKTDRTGRVTGEVPYVEELVVRVGAATDATCRGGTPTARSSSAGAPGAVAAPTDPSGTVAARTAAATAVAMPAPLAASTQDGGSENGTATYAVDGDVELRVDGDPYPGETVTVTAAIEGEPMTEATVSVDGTAVGETDGNGRATVTVPDDGTDAFELEVARGDFAGTTTVDVLLLEAGFSPDGLAPVPGSPGAVEATIDGEPVEGAAVTVDGESYGTTDADGRLATGLPLDPTTTVTVSTERQTASVSLVGAYGGAVLLFALVVAGLAALTYRRHGLLGLVAVVGIASVLVTVLVVEAFYGRTGGLAALGVVALLGLAVGLTRSDTELRRPAIDDLPSIRDRLDRLESRLVALALRVVDRVEALLAWGYSLAAAVREWLRSLPRSGRGLWERFADWVKTLPSRLRSGLEALGGLPIRAIAAGVGAVPLIAGGYVVDGVRGAILVTVALAVAGVVLFRSDEEATEPTASDDDLTTDESAEFDAEANGSTDERRSFRELWRAFARRVAPRRWRTRTPGEIERRALSKGYPREPVRELTTLFREVEYGGRPRSSARRERAADAYEAVERARNRGDAEPEDEDEPESPSATESTTEGRS